In Nitrogeniibacter aestuarii, the sequence CGGTACATCCACCAAAAATTACTGCAGGGGTGTCGCGTAAGGAGCGATGAAGTGGTCGATATGCGCTTCAGTAGCGAAGCGCGAGAGCACACAGTCCATTTCGTCAATCGACTCTTGGGACAAGCCAAGTCATGAAGAAAAAGATCTTACCCATGTTCGTCGCGCTGGCGCTCTTGACGGTTGCCGATGCTCAGGCGGCTCAAACGCCTTCGAGCAAGTCGTCGCTGTACTACCGCTTGGGAGGTTCCTCGCCGGCATCGAGAGCGCCAAACCCGGCCGCGACCTCCGCCAAAATTGGTTTGTCGGGCGTGCTCAACCTGAACTACTCATGCGGACAGTTTGATATCAGCGCGAGCTGGTCGACTTTGATGAACAGTTTCGCGAACTTCGGTCAGCAGATATCTGGGGCGGTTCAGGCTGGCATCGCGTCCCTGCCCCTCTACATTCTTCAGCGGGCGCAGCCTGGTCTGTACGAGCTTTTCCAGACGTACAGCGCTAAAGCCGAGGAAATGATCTCCATTGCGACGAAGTCGTGTCAGCAAATGGAGCGCGAAATTCTCGCTGGAGAAAATCCCTACCAGGGTTGGGTGACCATCGCGATTGGTGACGACTGGAAACGCGAGGCCCAGACCAACCAGGGGAACATCACTCAGGCGGCTGATAACGTTGGCCAGAATGATGGGAGCAAGGGCCTTCCTTGGTTGGGTTCCCAAGCTGGGGGGGGGAATATGGACCCGATACGCCCAATCGGAGATTCCATAAAGGCCGCATACAACGTCACGATGATGCTGCCAATCTCTCTTGGTGATGCTGCTAACTACCCATCGAACAAACTGAGTAAAACCTTCGCTGCTCCCTCGGACGCAGCAGAGTTTGCTGTCGATGTCGTGGGCGAAATGTATATCAGCACATGTACAAACACGAATTGTCCCGTTCGAGAGGTTGCGACAGCAATCGGGTTAATTCCGAAGTACGAGCAGGAAATTCCTACCGCTGAAACACAGCTTGCAACTTTGATGGCCAGCGCAATTCCATCTGGCTCTGATCTACAAGATGCGTCGGCGCCTGGGGTTGAGGTTTCACGCGAACTCGTCGAAGCGATCCGATCCTTGCCGCCTACTGAACGGCCAATCGCAGAAGGGCGTATTGCTCAAGACATTGCTCTAGCTAGAACTGTGGATCGTGGCCTAACAATCAGGAATTTACTTTTGACCGGGCGTACTCTTCCAGAAGTGCGCGCGAATAAGAGGGCCACCGACGCAATCGATGAAGCGGTGGCTCAATTGAATCGCCACCTCGACGATCTGATGTACGAAGTCCGCATTCGTCGCGAGGTCGTATCCGAACCTGCTCAAGCGCTTCTTCAGGATTACATGCGATCTCGATCCGCATCGCGGGCAACCCCGCGTCGGGGAGAGACGGACACAGATACGTTTGTCGGAGGTCGCGTCCAATGAGCGTGACCGAGTTGCGTTCTCGCAAAAGTCGTCGGCGCTACGCGGTCAAGGCTCTCATCGTATGTGCCGGGTGCGTATTGGTTCTCGTGCTCATGTTGTTTGTGGGCGTGCAGTTCTCGGGTACATCTTCCGGCCTGACTGCGTTCAGGGACCAACTGGCTGAGTTCTGGCCAATCGCAAGTGCGATCAAGCTCGCGGTGATCTTTCTGATCTGGTGGTTTTGGGTGCCAGTCGTCACCCACGTGTCTTCGAGCCGTGGCGTCTGTCCGGAAATGCAAGATGAGATTCTCCGATATCGGAATCGAATCGCCGGGTTCCTCTTGGCGGTCGAATTCGCGTTCATGATTCCTCGAATAATGGGTGGCACATGACCGTCGACTCATACCTTGAACTTTATACAACGCTCTACGGTTGGGCGTTGGCTGGGGTCGTGCGGGACATCCTGGTTGACACCGGGCTTGTATTTGCACCCTTTGTCGTGATCTTGCTGGGAACCTGGCTCAAGTCCCACCAGTCGTCCGCAATCGACGGCGGAGATGCTGCCTGGATGGTTCGCGCAATGGAGGTTCAGCTTTTTACGACCTTCGCCGTGATCATGCTGTGCTTCATGCCGCTCATGCCCCTGAGTGCCGTCAATATTCAATACACCCCCGTGGCTGATGCGCAAAATGCGAATCCGACGACGGCCACCCCGGTGAGTCCAGACAGCTCAGGCTACGCGGCTGCTTTCGCCAATCCACCGGCATCCGTTGATGTGCCCTTTTGGTGGTTTGGCGT encodes:
- a CDS encoding integrating conjugative element protein, producing the protein MKKKILPMFVALALLTVADAQAAQTPSSKSSLYYRLGGSSPASRAPNPAATSAKIGLSGVLNLNYSCGQFDISASWSTLMNSFANFGQQISGAVQAGIASLPLYILQRAQPGLYELFQTYSAKAEEMISIATKSCQQMEREILAGENPYQGWVTIAIGDDWKREAQTNQGNITQAADNVGQNDGSKGLPWLGSQAGGGNMDPIRPIGDSIKAAYNVTMMLPISLGDAANYPSNKLSKTFAAPSDAAEFAVDVVGEMYISTCTNTNCPVREVATAIGLIPKYEQEIPTAETQLATLMASAIPSGSDLQDASAPGVEVSRELVEAIRSLPPTERPIAEGRIAQDIALARTVDRGLTIRNLLLTGRTLPEVRANKRATDAIDEAVAQLNRHLDDLMYEVRIRREVVSEPAQALLQDYMRSRSASRATPRRGETDTDTFVGGRVQ